TTCATCTTTCCGTAATTAAAACCACCTCTGTGTGAAGCCATTTGTAAAATGACTTTTTAGAGTAACCTTGGTCAGTGAATTTGGTctccatgtattttctttggttCACACAATGGCATTTTAGAAAGGACTAACACaaacttttttatttagaatgaattcattattatttaaatatcaatACAGTTTTTATAATAGTTATCAAGAATTCCCAATACCAGGGGAAATAAAACATAGCCACATGCTTGGCTATGTTCAGAGCTTTAGCAAGCCTCTCCATCTTTTAGCTGAACATGCTATGGTGGTATGTGTCAGTACAGttgaataaatacaaaataaagcaaatgctaAAAGATGTTTCTCTGTGGGCCTTCAAGTGCCTACGGGAGAaccacagcctcctcctgctgtgcCAGAACCCCATTGTGAGAACTGTTACCTGGCCTGGGATGCAGAGCAAGGAATACACTGTTGTCAGAGCAGCGATATCCAACTAAGGAGAGACCAAGAGCTGGGAGAAGAGTGCAATACCTGGTAGTGCAGCCCAAGACAGCAAGCCCTGCACTTATTTCTTGTGCCTCCAACTGCAGGTCAGCATCAGTCCCAAAGCCCCAGCTGAAGGCCATGTCTAACTGCAGTGACCAAAAATTAAGCTGCCTTCTTGCAAAGCCCAGGAGCAGTAATGAGACTGACACATTCCTCCTAccatcttcaggaaaaaaaagtgagtcATACTACTACCGAAATAAAAACTCACATAAAtaacactaaaaaaagaaaaaatgacattttcaagtACTCCCAAGCAGGGTCTTTCCTCCCCAGCTGTTGTGGTTGTGGTCCTATTCCCTCACAAACTGCTCCATAAAAGCCAGGGCAGGTAAACCTGAATCCAAATGGCACTCCCAGAGTCAGGAATATACATCTGTCAGTCTGGGACAGAAGGAAcatgtttctgttctgctctgctaCAGTATTGAGGGACACAATAACATACAAAATAATGAACCTCTCCCAAAACAACAGCTCTGTACACCTGTAAGATCTGTAAGATCCTTGGCCAGCATAAACTAGATGGTACAGATGGAGAAGTTCCCAGAGTGGAGAGCTTCACATTGCTATGACAAGAGCAAGTCCTTTTCATCTAAgcttttgccatttaaaaaggGGAGATCACAGTCCCCAACGCTTCCCTTGGCTTCCTCATTCCCCTGCTCTTTGCTAGGTGTCACACTGCAAGACTGCAAGCCTGGTCCCTTGATGGGTAGTGCTGGGTCTGACTGAGCATGTACTCCCCCACTATCCTTCTGGGCTTGCAGGGCTCGccagaaacacagcaaacacGCAAGAACTGCACCCAGCTTTCCTGTCAGACTCCAGGGCTCCTACACCGATGGAGTGAGAGGAGGGTTTGCTACACAGACCGAGCCTGGCTTGGGTTACAAATGCTGGCTGTTGCATGACATGGGATACAACTGGGACATTAGACAGCTATTGGAGACAGCTCTGTTGCTTCATGCCAATGAATGCTTTTGCTGCCATATATTCTTGCAagagccctgcctgctcctgccttgctgcaggTTCAGTCACACTGGGAGATGATGTTAGAGTTGCAGTCTAAGGTGTGAGCGTGGcttcttttgcagttttcaggcccacagccagcagcagggggGCTGACCAAGTCCAGGTAGTAGGGGGACTTGAGGAAACGGCGGTACGAATCCTTTTCCATGAGGGTGAATATTTTCCTCTGAGCCTCATCAAAGCAGGACAGAGTAGGCTCCAGCATATTATGGCTTGTCTTCTCCCGTGTGCATGAATCCAGGTTCACCTGTGGGCCAAAGGGACAGCATAATTAAAACCTGTCCCAGAAGTGGCTACCATAGGTAAGGGAAAATCCAAGCATCTCTCCACCAAGTGTGCTTCAGCTGTCCTTGGTGGGCAGATGTCTGAAATGGCTGTTTGACACCCTGTAGCCTTGGCGGAATCTGCACAGCTGGATACCAACGCATCCTTTCCATCAGATGAACTGTCACGGAGGACTGATGCATACTCCTCTGGGATGCAGCCAGCCAGGAAACTCAACTGCATGGGAGGAGCAGGAACACTGGGAACCATAGTCTTCTTGGGCTTCTCCCATTTGAGCATGCACATGGGATGGCCACATGGTTGTAACTAAATCCACTTTCTCTCTATCCGAGTTTAATATGGAAGCAATAAAAATGACACCATTTACTTGCTAACTAGCAGAGAAGCAGTACCCTTCAACTCTTGCGAAATTACCAATCTCTACTTCCCTGTCCTGCTGGCCTAGTTCAGAATTCAGGGTGATACCTTTGCCCAAGAAATGTTCTGTGCACATACCTCTTTTGTTGCCTGCACTGAGATGAATTCATCATAGATCTTTCTGGCCTTGGGGCTGAGCTTGGCTGGTGACTTGGTTTTCTTGTAGTCCTCACAACTGACCCAGAACTCGATGTTTTCCTCACTGTACTCCGATTTGAGAAAGGCACGGAAAGCAGCCAGTCCTCCTACAAATTGTTTAGAGAAAAACCAGATGAGGTAAGAGTGTTGGTTCCTGGATAGTTGTACCTGTGAACCCCAGCAAACAGCAATTCTGGGCTTTCCTTCCCAGAGCTGAATGAGCAGCTTCCCTGGGGCTAGCAGCGGGGATGGCTG
This genomic window from Strigops habroptila isolate Jane chromosome 8, bStrHab1.2.pri, whole genome shotgun sequence contains:
- the RGS4 gene encoding regulator of G-protein signaling 4, producing the protein MCKGLAALPATCLKSAKDMKHRLGFLLQKSDSCDYGSSQGKKEKISSSQRVSQEEVRRWADSLENLIHHDRGLAAFRAFLKSEYSEENIEFWVSCEDYKKTKSPAKLSPKARKIYDEFISVQATKEVNLDSCTREKTSHNMLEPTLSCFDEAQRKIFTLMEKDSYRRFLKSPYYLDLVSPPAAGCGPENCKRSHAHTLDCNSNIISQCD